The Planctomycetota bacterium genome window below encodes:
- a CDS encoding aldehyde dehydrogenase family protein, whose product MKLVSTDPATGEVFAEYEAATPEEAARAVERAHEAFRSWRRAPWPERAARMRA is encoded by the coding sequence ATGAAGCTCGTTTCGACGGATCCGGCGACGGGGGAGGTCTTCGCGGAGTACGAGGCGGCGACGCCCGAGGAGGCGGCGCGGGCGGTGGAGCGCGCGCACGAGGCGTTCCGGTCCTGGCGGCGGGCGCCGTGGCCGGAGCGGGCGGCGCGGATGCGGGC